tgagaaatgtgaaagtaggtcactaggtcaaaatcaaggtcaaatttcatttcggaacacgaaactatgcatgtggtccaaatttgaagcctgtaccttcaaaaatgtgaaagtaggtcactaggtcaatgtcaaggtcaaagtttttttcagtgcacaaaactatgcatgtggtccaaatttgaaagctgtagctacagaaatgtgaaagtaggtcactaggtcaaaatcaaggtcaactcatgtcaaggttcatcttgccactcaaaaccatacatatggtccaaatttgaatgttgtaggttattgacaagaagattttaaaagcttttaccctatataagtctatatgaacaatgtgacccccagggcggggccatatttgaccctagggggataatttgaacaaacttggtagagaaccactagatgatgctacattacaaatatcaaatccctaggctttgtggtttggacaagaagattttcaaagttttcccctatataagtctatgtaaaccatatgacccccggggtggagccatatttgaccctagggggataatttgaacaatcttagcagaagaccactagatgatgtcacatacaaaatatcaaagccctaggccctgtggttttggacaagaggttattcaaaggttttccctatataagtctatataaaccatgtgacccccaggacggggccatatttgaccccagagaaataatttgaatcatcttggtagaggaccactagatgatgcttcataccaaatatcaaagccctaggccctgttgttttgaacaagaagatttttaaagtttttccctatataaatctatgtaaattatagaaataaacaaagggccataactcattcaaaaattgttgaaccagtctgattttcagaggtacacaactagggtatcaatacatcattctgacaaagtttggtcaaaatccccctggtaatttctgaggagatgcgataacgagaaattgttaacggacggaaggacggacggaaggacgacggaccacggacgcagagtgatttgaatagaccaccatctgatgatggtgggctaaaatgACTTTAATGAgcaaaaagtcttttttttaaatccgttaaaaaggattaaaaaatctataaaattcaCAGAACAATGGTACTtcttcaaaatcattttattttcctGAACAtctgattttacattttcatgtgaACATATGTACCATCGGTATATTTAAATGCAATGAAATACATTTCGTAGCtacactgaaacaaaataaatccTGTATTTCTACATTTTAGTCTAAAAACAACCACACGATAAACTGTTAATTTGACTATAATACCTTTCTGTCTTATTTTACGTGAAACTACACATTCATttagatattattttaaataGCAGATGTCACATAAGCGTTAGATGTGTAATTAGGAATAGTGTGTACACAATCCAGCTAcaagtattttttaatatttatcatcAACGAAAATATATGGCATAGAAAcgataacaaaatactttttattaacaTCGAATGTATTTATGAATATATACGACCGACCTTGTCCGCTTCAAAGTCTTATACTGACAGACGACAGATCGTTTCCAGTCACTAACATTTGACTGGTTAGTGCTTGATGTTATAAACATCTACAACTTTTCTCATAGGGCTTGTCCCAGGTTTTGGAATAAAACGGACATCACCTCGAAGCCTATGAACCAAGCATGCCGTCATCTTAAAAGGCAAAATGCGTCTTAGAATTTGTCGCATTTCCTTCTTCGTGAATTTTTCAATATTATCCTTAAGATACTTTGCTACCAAACTTTCATCCCCttgaatatgttttttatgttCCTCTCCCAACACTTCTGTTAGCAGTTCTTTGTTTCTGCTCAAAGGTTTAATATTACTCTCCATCCAGCCTCttaatttcttcattttatattCTTGTGATTCAGACTTCATTATCAAGTCTGGAAGAAACTCGTACCTCGCCATGTCCCGGCTAACACTAGTAAGGTACTGTAGTATGTTGTTGCCGTTGATCAGCTGGGACATATTTTCACCTTTATGCAAATACTTCAGTAGGTAGGATCCTGAAGGAGCCCTAAAGGCTACTTTTCCTGGAAAATAAAAGATAAGGCAAGATCAGGTAGTGGTCAGATGCAGGCCTACAGGCTGACATTCCTGGAAAAAATATTGCAGGTAATGTAGCATACAGGCtgatttttcatggaaaaaaataaagcAGGTATGATTGCCTGAATATGGAGTCCTAAAGGATGATTTccctgaaaaataaaagataaagcaGGTAAGGTAGCGTCCAGGCTGATTTTCCCAGGGAAAATGTATAGCAGGTAAAATAGCGTCCATAGTGAAACATAAAGACTGATTTTCCCGTGGAAAATATATTGCAGTTAGggaattaggcgtaaaaaaaattgtttgtttccggtatcccgacctaccctaaattgttggcccgaccctaaatgtttttatggccttggagaatattttttcaactttttaacaaaaagttgcaaaactgcactttttatgctttaaacatggacagtgatgttagaaatcaacttcctgatgctctaaaggcatagcatccttatttgtattctttttttgacacaaaaataatttccgaaaagtctcccttaataaaaaaaaataaaaaaaaaacaaacaaattcctacctacctaccctaatgtttttgagcatgttaccggaaacaaagaattttcttTTAGGCCTTATAAGACTGATTTTCAAAGAAAAACTACAATAAAGCGGGTATAGCCTTAGCCTGAAGAGGGAATTAAATTGATTCAAAGACTATAATAAGATTGCATCCAGAGAGATTTCTAAAGGCAGATTTTAAGGGGGAAATATATTGCAGGTATGGTAGCGTTAAGAGGGAGACATAAGGGTTGATTTTCCCGGGAGAAAATATATTGCTTGTAAGGTAGCGCAAGAGGGAGTTATAAAGGTTAATTTTCCCGGGAGAACATATATTGTTTGCAAGGAACCGTTCAGAGGGAGATACAACTGATGGCagattttcaaagaaaatataaaataaacggGATTTTATTGCTTAAGTGAGAATACTAAAGGCCGGATTTTCTGGGAAATAAAACGTATTTCAGCAGATACAGTAAATGATATTTCTGTATATGGGGGTCTACAAGATGGTCTTTTCTGGTAAATATTCATAGCATTTCGACAGAATCCTGACGAATTTCTGGAGCCTGATTTTCCTTAAAATGGTAGACCTAGGTGGGCTTCCTCAAGTCTGATTTATCGGggaaaataaaagctattttagCAGGTACAGCCAAGACGAAGTCACGAATAacttggaaaataaaaaaaatctctcAACAGGTTGTCTCAATGGCTGCTTAACATAGAAAGTAATTGCAAGTCCCTTAAGGCTGATTGGTCTACAAAGAGAACAAACAACAAATTTTGACAAGAACAGGTCTACGAGAAGTCCAAAAATCTCTTTTAGATTTACACGATATAAAAAAGTGTATCTCTTTTATATCATTTGTATATCACAAATTATTTGTAATATCACAAAGACGCAGTTCCATAGGTCATATGACGCTTTGCTAGcatttgatggtggagggaggCCCCAAGATGCCCCTCAAGGCATTATTTTaggcacgagcgggcacctgggtagaaccatcggccTTCCAAAAGCCAGCTcagtggcttcctcacatgaaagaattgtaCACTCTTAGCGAGTTctcgaacccacagcggtgaaTGGCAAGTGATTTGCAGCCGCAAGGGCCCGTAACCCCTCAGCCATAGAGGCCCAACGTTATTTATATAGATTAAAGACTGTATATATACACTTTAAACTACCAACTTAGATGGATGCAGCGGCACGAaatcaaaacaagaaaatattgcacaatggaatacatttatatataaagtatcaTACTTAGCAAAGtaaacaaattttgtaagttTGCTGATTGGACGAACAGAACAATCAATCAAATTCATTGCATATAAAATGGGAGGTTACCTGGCATGACTGGATACATGATAAGAAAATCTTTGGGACAATTTATTGGGACAACATCAAATGGCGTGGTAGGCATCTGTGCAGCCGAAGACTGAGGAAGAGGTTCACTTCCTCTCCCTGCAGAAGCAGAAGCATCTTCTTCCGAAGTTTCTTTCGAAGTATTTGTTGTCTGTTCCACTTTCAAAGCATCTTCATCATCAGAGGTATCTTCATCATTGTCATCAGTAGTGCCATCATCGTCCTCACTATATTCATCTGTTGAATAACCTCCTATGTCACTATCTGCATTGTTTCCATTTCTTGTCTCAACGGCGGATTTGTCATCCTTGCCTTTCAACTCATCCGGGTCTGatagaaattaaaaagaaaacggcATAAAAAGACACATATGATACTATCACATAGCAATTCCTACAGAGTGAAATACTGTCCTTTCGAGTATACATGACACTGCCAGCATTCGGGCTCACTGGACCAATTCATGAGGTCCCGCTCGTTTTCCCTTATATGTTCTATGTTTTGATCGCTTAAAACTCTAAATAACTCTATCAGCGATCGCTGTTTTACTTTTAACATTAATTCAACTCTAATCGTTCGTTCATGTGATAAGCACAGACAAACCAGTGTCCGAGGATATAAAGCTGAGTTTTGATACCATTCTCCAATCTACAGAATCTCAtcgtttctatttttgaaatcgACCAATTGCAAGGTTACATTTTGCGTCAGGTCTTTCATCTCTGTTGTATCTTACATATCCCGCCACCAACCTTGTGGTGAAATGAAATGTCTACATATCTATCTCTTCATACTGCCTCACACCTCTCGCGAGTATTATGGACAGGGTGCGTGTCGTTGATTAgtacagaataaaagaataaaaattgaaaGACAGTTTTTTTCAGCGATAGTAAGAATGTGAAAGTgacaaatattgttaaaatgttgaaaaggaaggagtaaaaagataaaaaacaacTGCAGTTTAATTAGTAACTGAGCTGGGCCACTGCCTGCTTGAAGGACTGAAGGTCAGGCAGGGTCGCAATATTTGGGGTTAACCTATTCCACAAGACTGTGGTATGGGGGAAAAAGGAATACTTCAAGTAATCTAAACTGACATGGACTTGACCTAGACTTATGGGATGCATGTGTCTAGTTAACCTGGTAGGGGATTCTATGTAATTGGGAAGGGAGATAGTTACAAAGCCATGTTATATCTTATAGAACATGACGAGCTTGGAGTCTAGACTTCTATTCTCAAGCATTTGTGTTACGCTGGAGTAAAGGGAGTAATCATTCTTGACCCATCTGATCGTGCGTCGCTTGACCATTTCCTGCATATGAACAATGACTTGTGTATAAGGTGACCATGCAGatgaggcatattcaagctgcaGTCTGACCAGTGTCTTGCTTGTATGCTAGAGTCTTGATGCTTTCATGTTTTGTTTGGATGTTGCGTTTCCTGTTGCGTGTAATATGGAGGACCTGACATTTACTAGGGTTAAATCCCATGTCCCATGAAGATTCCCATTTCTCTAATTTGAGGAGATCATTTTGTAGCCTTTGACAATCTGAGTGGGAAGGGACGGCGAGGTAGATTGCCGTGCCATCTGCGTACAGGAGCACCTGGGATGTGACCATGTTAAGGAGGTCAATGGTATAGAGTAGGAAGAGGAGGGGCCCCAAGAACAGATCCCTGGGGGACACCGGACATGACGGGAACTTGATCTGACGCAATGCCTTCAGCTATTACTGACTGGGATCTGCCTATAAGGAATGACGGTATCCAAGACACGATTTGGTCGTAAACACCGTGTTCTTGGAGCTTGTATAGTAATTTTAAGTGAATGACTTAAATAGGTCTCACAGGACCGTCTTTCACGGAACCTGTGCAGTTCAGAGTATGATATGCTTTGCGAAGTGTGTGGGTAGGCTATATGCTCTGACGTGCTTCAGGAGTTTACATATAACACATATTAATGATATGGGCCTATAGTTTGCTGGATCTCTAGTATCACCTTTCTTATATAGAGAAGCGACGTTTGCCATCGTCCAATCAGAAAAGAGTTGACCAGTGTTTAGGGACTTTTGGAATAGCGTTTGGTAGCCTTATCCACTTTGAGGTTTTGGAGTAGTTTCAGGGCACCGTATAGGTCTAGTTTTATGTTTGGCAACACTGGGTATTTTGGGTTCCTTAACACATTTTTGAACAGTTGAGACATTGATAGTGGGGAAACGCCGAAGAAAACAGACCGAAACTGTTTTTCCTAGGTTTTCTGAAGTTATAGTAGGCCCCTACCGATTGTTTGATCTTTTAGTGGGAACTACCTTGGCTGTCTTGGTCTGGCATTTTTAATGATTGAGTAgatctttttcggcgacgccgtctaaattcgttttcgttacctatgccacgtcacttcagtttgcaaatgaaactacttgataacgcattatagataatttatcaaaatggaagatttatgcaacactctgcctgattggacgagagtgtcaatttctttcactctgttggttgtgctacgctgagtgaaatgtagacaaagcgtttatcataaacgacgctgttcacagttttaaagctaactttggctcagtatatttagcaagaatattgatatatctcaaaatgataagtaagtttaataaatatgataaaaacctgttcaataccaacatatatcaaattaaagaaagagctgaaaacggtctgcgtatcacatgaataagggtgtgataagagtcttttatgtagaggagtgctttttaaaagattttccttgttataattgtcgtctgtatatgaaaaggtttcttgcttttgtgacttattcaggttgcatattaaaatgactacttgtttgctttgatatatttgttataaattatttaactggtttattatatatgaatatttttctttagtatggtatgcaaatattgaactcagttgaaatctgttttattatatatatgctatataatgactgaatctcgttacactgaaatgaaggtacgctgcatacagtttatctatgtgatatgactatggtcaaactttgcttatgaaacagaaatattgaaataattacaaatgcatgttttgcttgaccttcacttttttataggtgtgacgtcattgtccaaagattcatgaatagcgaatatgctatttgttatagcgggatcagttggcctattttagaaataaataaaaataataaataaaaaaatcctttaattgattttttctcatgtattctaatcaaacttgatttgtagcatcttaataggcccgcagccaactttgttcagctgggacatttgaccccttttaggggctgctagagctaaaactagaattgcctttatacagcgtctcatgacaagcttggtggatctttgtcatacttggtctggaggatcattataaggtcctcttccaaatttatttatataggaacttgggccctattagggaccactatagctaaaagtagttatgcctttcttcgcattaaccactaaaatgtaatggatttttatcaaactcgatgtgtaacaatatcgtaaggtctcctgctattttgttacaaatggggatagggaccaatttagctaaaaatataaacacgtttaatgacctcttctcatgaaccgcttcatgaatcttcatcaaactactgctgtaattattcgtctaaggataaacgaaacaaaattgcaaccctacgaaacctttgcgaaaaattaaaagagaaccatttaaattgttaaagtgtggtgtttagttttgcaatttggaAAATGTTAGaggaaagatgaatgttagatgaaaaattcataaacttctttccttattacaattcgccgaccatcatttttaaagatatttcttgttggtATTAAATTGGGTGGAGTCAGTATCATCTGTATGTCTATCCGCTATATATTCccgctaaatttctgtaatgaacgtgtccatctttcaattttaacAGTACTGTAACTGTTATAAGGGGTGTTAACCACAAAGaacagactgaatggcgaacagtgcagatcttaatcagactgcccggatgtgcaggctgatcatcatctACACTTATCGCAAGGGCAAACTCAAttctgtccagcatgataagggttaagctgTGCAAACCTTTCCAGTCTTTATCTAAGTCTTTATACTCGTTAGTGACGTCAACGTCTGCATAGATCCAGTGTTTCTGCTGCGTCTTTTTCTTCCTGCGCAACTTGCACGTGACGTAGCGTTTGATTTCTTTAAGTTTGACAGTGAcgctttttttctctttttcaacACTGATTTGGTGACCTTGGTCGTACTTGGGGTGACTAATGCTGATGAGTTTGTTCCGAGACCCTCTCGATCTGCACGCCTGATGGTAGAGAAAAACAAGTTGTTATAATGTAAGATCACTTTAAATGGAATGATCGCGATCTCCCCGTGTATGTTTCCGAAATTCAGTGTGATGTTATATCAAATAAATGGAACTTAGCTCtagttattatcttaattaatacACTGTATCACGTGCCAtactcaggtgagttattgtaatcgcttgatgtccgtcgtctgtgtcgtctgtctgtcaaaatttagcttgtgtatgcgatagaggctggatttttcaattgatcttcatgaaatttggtcagaatgactgccttgataaaatctaggtcaagtgcgaaaatGGGTTACTGATTACTAggtttaatcaaagaaaaaccttgtgtatgcattagggactgcattttacaccggatcttcataaaatttgatcagaatgtttgtctggataaatctaggtcaagtttgaatatgagtcatctggagtcaaaaactaggtcaccaggtcaaatcaaagaaaaaccttgaatACGCAATAgtgactgcattttacactggatactcgtgaaatttggtcagaatgtttgtctggatataatctaggtcaagttcgaatatgggtcatctgggttcaaaaactaggacaccaggtcaaatcaaagaaaaaccttgtgtaagcaataGGGACtgcactggatattcataaaatttagtcagaatggttgcctagATGGCacctagttcaagttcgaatatgggtaatctggggtcaaaaactatgtcgctaggtcaaatcaaatataaccttgtgtatgcaatagggactgcattttactccggatcttcatgaaatttgatcagaatgtttctctagatgacatctaggtcaagtttgaatatgggtcatctgggatcaaaaactaggtcacccagtcaagtcaaataaaaaccttgcgtatgcaatagtggctgcattttacactggatattcatgaaatttgataaggatgtttgtcttgatgaatttTAGGCTCAGTACAAATagcggtcatctggggtcaggaactaggtcaccaagtaaaatcaaagaacaacTTTGTGAATgtaataggggctacattttaggtAGGAGGTTCATGAAATGTGATAAATGTTTGCTTTCATGAAattcaggtcaagttcaaatacggctcatgttgggtcaaaaactatgttacctggtcatatcaaagaataatcttgtgtatgcaataggggttgcattttttcagtggatcttcatgaaatttgaccgGAATGTTTGACCTGATGAAAgctatgtcaagttcaaatatgggtcatgttggatcaaaaacttggtcacacggtcaaataaaaaaataccttGCATATGCAAAATGGGTCgcattttaagcaggatattcattaaatttgatcaagctattttcaggtgagcgacctagggccatttggtcctcttgtttgaaccAAGGTCTTGTATCACGTGACATGTTTTTTACAACATGATTATTTGAACCAAGGTATTGTATCATGTGGTGATTTGCACCAATACTTTGTATTACGTGATGCTGGTTTGAATCACGTTTTGACTTGAATCATATCACTTGATAACATGAACTAAGTCATTTAATCACGTGATAATTGTATCAAGTGATGAGCAGGCAGAACTACTTAGATAGATTGTTTAACGTGACGACTTGAAACTTTACgatgtatatatacttacatcGTAATTTTACGTTAGACAGAGTAAAAAGATATTATACGTGTCATTGTAGTCAGTGGTAGTATGATCGAAGACAAcgttggaaaaaaaacaacattacataATGATTCGTTAGGGGattttgaacaaagaaatttttGACATAGGGTATTATATAACAATCCACATGCCATAATTTATCGCAGGTAATAAAGAACTGGTTCGGACGTGGCAATCCTGGAAACACTTACGGATGTTTCGTTCCGTCATTTACCTTGGGTATTTTCTGTACTTAATCTATTCGCAATTTGAATCGTACTTCTGACCTACTGCGAATATAATGtgcatatgtatacatataaatagTGCGGCTATTAGTCTTACCTGGATGAAAAATAATTTCGGCTTCGCAGCCAACCCAGGGGCTTTGTCGTCACTAAACATGTCAACAATATCTTCCACGAAGATTTTTCCTGTGCCTTTCTTCAAATCAGCGTCTTCTGCCAATACAGCGTGTTTCCAAACTTCCGCCGCAGGGCACAAACCTGGAGGCATGCTAGGAAAACTTAATTAtaagtttattttatatgaaagtaaATATCCAACCATTCTGTAATGCTGAAGAATCGTACGACTGCTGAAAATAtgtggcagtttgaaattttccAAAGTGCTCTATCATGCAGACAGTCACTATTAtgcttatgacgtcatttacacattgctcaattatttacTTGGtgaattattatattttcttgaGTTAAACATGCGAAAAAATGTGAGGGTTTTTTTTTCGTTCTAGTTGGAAAATGCGGCTGTCTTTCAAGAATCGAATGAATATAAATCAAATGCAAACcagtataaaacaatttattaaatcCAAAATTGGCTTTTCTTTGCAATGGAAATATAAATGGTTGTTGTTTTGATCAAATGCCGAAATGTTGatacctttttcatttttaggtcgattttaaattttgttttcaccaACTTGAATGATTTAAAAACAAGTATATTCTATgttgaccacatgcataattatgttttcatCCCAAAGTAAGCCAGAATAAAAAGTGCATAGTGAAATATGCGACCCCTTTCTAATGATATATTCATTTATGTTCATACTCTTGCTTGTgtgtaaaatgagaaaaaaagcatGTAATTCAGGGCTTCAACATCTATACATGATTCAAATTACGTCTTCTGAAAAGTAGATGCTTCACAAATATAAGCCACgtttaaaagatgaaatttatttctgaGACACTGTCAAAATAAAAGACCGCTAATTGTTAATGCGGTGTATGACAAAGACCCCAAGGAGTAACTCTGATATACAATTATTTCAACATTTACATGATTTACATAGGTCTACATATACACCACAGACGTGCCATGTAATTTCAGCAAGGACTGTGTTAAAGTTACGAAGAACTGCCTGATATGTGCTTTCCAAGGCAAAATAGATTCCACAATTTTACGCATTtaatttagtgtctgtatacctgtTCCCTTATCTACCCTGATTTCTTCACCATGTGTACTTATTACGAGCACGAAACAGTCAGAGTCTTTGTTTTCTGCTGAGCTGGCAGCTGAAAAAAATCAGAATAGTCATTGAAATAGTATAGATCTATGTTGTATCATACTGAAGAATCTATGCTTGTAAAggttatttttacatatttcactTTTAATTATATGTTCCTCCTTTTTATGCTAGATCTATATCTTTGTAAGTGCTACTTTTAACAGCAAATGGTAAATCTTGTCTTATCAActaaataatcaaagccttgaaatgtctgatggttgcgggtttttggtagataatgccagtctatgaatatacatgaatgagaaacaaatacaaatttaatgtgcctcacacatggttcatacagaccttcccaaaaaaaattcaagtagttttcaaggagttttcaagtagttttcctccattttcaaggactaaaatgggcgcaatgtcactgttgctgagacatgaaataaccaatttaaatccaatttaggacaaaattaaacaatgtatcacaagatttatgtaaaattttagcatttttagGGGTTTTGGATGGCATTTACCACAATCATAGAGTGAGGAGCGAAAAAAGCATCAATTGTTTCAGTCGAACTTCTCATGGCAGAGCTGTTTTTCGCTTTTGGAATGTGATTTTAATGCACTTTCTCCCATAGCAGCGATGTCGATTATCTTGTCACAAAAACACAAAGGCATTTTCGTTTTTCGCCTTTGAATTCCCGTAGCCATGTTTATAATTCTCATCAGTAAGCCACTTTTGCGAAAAGACACACTTGTACTTTTTAGAACTCATGTTTTTCTTCCTGGAAAAATGACCTTCAACGCATCGTGgataaattacacagtgtgaaaattacttgaaagagcataaaacccgtaaagtacagtaccgtacTATCGCCGACTCCGTGGCAGGCCCTAATAGCGGTAACGGTTGTTTTTTCCGTcgtttttttagtttattttggtccgtttataatgtttgtctgttttcacttcgcacccgatgaatttaaggactatttgccatcttttgtaggttttttcctaaattcaagtagttttcaagtagtttctgactgttgcaaaattcaagtagttttcaaggagtaggcatcaaattcaaggacttttcatggcctgtgcgaaccatgtcacatctaagatgaactctgcctgacccagcttgtgatgtaaccacgggctggaataccttatcattgatagatctttataatctaaatggtc
This DNA window, taken from Mercenaria mercenaria strain notata chromosome 19, MADL_Memer_1, whole genome shotgun sequence, encodes the following:
- the LOC123543142 gene encoding uncharacterized protein LOC123543142 yields the protein MTFQYNFGHKYRGRALIIGNQFIEKGANGKDLIGRRGCKEDWKMMEELFIRLDFKVTILKNLKAVDMISELQKAASSAENKDSDCFVLVISTHGEEIRVDKGTGLCPAAEVWKHAVLAEDADLKKGTGKIFVEDIVDMFSDDKAPGLAAKPKLFFIQACRSRGSRNKLISISHPKYDQGHQISVEKEKKSVTVKLKEIKRYVTCKLRRKKKTQQKHWIYADVDVTNEYKDLDKDWKDPDELKGKDDKSAVETRNGNNADSDIGGYSTDEYSEDDDGTTDDNDEDTSDDEDALKVEQTTNTSKETSEEDASASAGRGSEPLPQSSAAQMPTTPFDVVPINCPKDFLIMYPVMPGKVAFRAPSGSYLLKYLHKGENMSQLINGNNILQYLTSVSRDMARYEFLPDLIMKSESQEYKMKKLRGWMESNIKPLSRNKELLTEVLGEEHKKHIQGDESLVAKYLKDNIEKFTKKEMRQILRRILPFKMTACLVHRLRGDVRFIPKPGTSPMRKVVDVYNIKH